GACGGCTCGTCCGCGACGCGGTGGGCGCCCGGCGCGACCGGATCACCGAGAGCGAGTTCGTGCTCACGCGGTACGTGACCGGGCCCGAGACGATCTGGCGGGGCGTGCTGGCGACGCAGCCGGGCGAGGTCGTGGCACTCGAGGCGGGTTCGAAACCGGTTCGGGAGACCTACCGGGAGTACTGGCCCACCGGTTCCCGCGACGAGAGCGGGGGGCCGTCGCTCGAGGGCGCCTTCGAAACCGCCCTCGACCGGCTCGAGACCGTCGCCGGCGACCGGCCCGTCGTCGTCCCGCTGTCGGGCGGCTACGACTCGCGGCTGCTCGCGGCCGCGCTCGCCGCCCGCGGTCGCGAGGTGATCGCCTACACGTTCGGCCGGTCGGGTCACCCCGACGTGGAGGTGAGCCGCGAGGTCGCCGCCCGCCTCGGGATCCGCTGGGAGTTCTGCGAGTACGATCGGACGCTGTGGCGCGACCTGTACCACGGCCCCGCGGGTGAGCGCTACCGCGAGCGAGCGTTCGGCGGCGACGCCCTCCCCTTCCTCGCGGAGTGGCCGGCGCTCCGGCGGCTGCTCGAGGCCGACCGGCTCCCCGAAGACGCCCTCTACTGCCCCGGTCACACCGTCGCCACGCCGAGCGAGCGGCTGCCGCGGTTCGCCGGCGAGGCCGCTTCGACCGGGAGCAGCGGGGACGCGGGCTGCGGGCCGGCCGTCGACGCCGACGTCGCTGCCGAAGACGGTGGGGAGGTCGTCGAGCCGTCGCTCGAGGGCCTTCTCGAGTACGTCCTCGAGAGCCACTACGTGCTCTGGCGGCGCGATACGAGCGACCGGGCGTTCGATCTCGCGGTCCGCGATCGGATCCGACGGGGACTGATCGGCGGGCGCGAACCGAGCGACGTCGACGGCCCGGCGGCCGCCGCGGCCGCCTACGAGCGCTGGGAGTGGCGCGGCCGGATGGC
Above is a genomic segment from Natrononativus amylolyticus containing:
- a CDS encoding asparagine synthase-related protein, with the translated sequence MHLSLRADGWTRLPEAAVRGRAFDGDRLLEGRALAARLADAATGGLESVAAVAADLEGFYGAVLEAGETTYLVADGTRSIPLYYDAAGTAISDRGRLVRDAVGARRDRITESEFVLTRYVTGPETIWRGVLATQPGEVVALEAGSKPVRETYREYWPTGSRDESGGPSLEGAFETALDRLETVAGDRPVVVPLSGGYDSRLLAAALAARGREVIAYTFGRSGHPDVEVSREVAARLGIRWEFCEYDRTLWRDLYHGPAGERYRERAFGGDALPFLAEWPALRRLLEADRLPEDALYCPGHTVATPSERLPRFAGEAASTGSSGDAGCGPAVDADVAAEDGGEVVEPSLEGLLEYVLESHYVLWRRDTSDRAFDLAVRDRIRRGLIGGREPSDVDGPAAAAAAYERWEWRGRMATFTAGDLRVYEDCGVDWWLPLWDPAYVRAWAGVGLEDRRGKAAHAALARECYRRAADVPLERVALTDRSLSPSDRLLALCRHTPERQFAERGGDWAPPFQVSRSGWTTRGNHPLAWDAIVDSATWDRLPPFRNLYALRVLEATGRLELTAPDAEPNFEGIAATACDERTVD